ATGATATTGGAAAAGCAGTTGATCAAGAACAAGAGGGGCCTCATGCTTTAATTGGTGGAGATCTAGCTAAAAAGTATCATGAATCACCATTAGTGATAAATGCAATAGCCGCGCATCATTCAGATGTAGAAATGCAATCTTTAGAAGCCGTACTAGTTCAAGCAGCAGATGCAATATCAGCAGCTAGACCAGGGGCTAGAAGAGAGACATTAGAAGCATACATTAAGAGATTGGAAAAGTTAGAGGAAATTGCAAATTCACATGAAGGTGTAGAAAAGTCATATGCCATTCAAGCTGGTAGAGAGATTAGAATTATTGTTAAACCAGATAAGATTGATGATGCTGGGACAATTGAATTAGCACATAATTTAGCTAAGAGTGTCGAGGAAGAACTTGAATATCCTGGACAAATTAAAATTAATGTGATAAGGGAAACTAGAGCAGTAGATTTTGCTAAGTAAAAGAGGAAGTATATTTTGTTTATATAATAAAATATACTTCTCTTTTTATATAAGGTGCATTCAAAAAAATAATGAGCAAGTATATGAATATATTTTACCCATTATTTTTTCACGTGGGTAAATGAAATATAATATGTAAATTTAATTTGTAACATCTATAATGTTAATAATAATCAACTAAATGAAAAAAATTACAAATTTTACGAATTATAAGAAGGATTTTTAGAAAAGTTATAGAATATATCTAATGTAAACGATTTGCATAATAAATTCTAGGAGGAATAACAAAAATGGACGTATTAAAAGTATCAACAAAATCAAATCCTAATTCTGTAGCAGGTGCACTCGCAGCAATAATAAAAGAAAAGAACATTGCAGAAATGCAAGCAGTGGGAGCAGGTGCGATAAATCAAGCTGTTAAGGCAATTGCTATAGCGAGAGGGTTTATAGCTCCCAGTGGAAAGGATATAGTTTGTGTACCGGCATTTACAGATATAATAATAGATGGAGAAGAAAGAACAGCTATAAAATTAATAGTACAACCTAGATAAATAAATTTATTTTCAAATTAATGAAGAACTAGTGATATTTAAGTTGAAATTATTTATAAAAACGATTATACTATAATAGTTAAATGCTATATTTATTTAATTTTTTGTAAAGAGGTGTATAATATGATAGCAAAAGAAGTTTCCGTAAAAAATTCATCTGGTCTTCATGCTAGACCAGCAACATTATTAGTTAAAAAGGCTTCATCATTTAAATCTGACGTTAGTATAGAATATAACGGTAAGAAAGCAAATGTTAAAAGCTTAATCGGAGTATTATCTTTAGCAGTAACTAAAGATGCTTTAATTAAAGTTGTAGCTTCAGGAGATGACGAAGCTTTAGCAGTTGAAGAAATTGTAAAATTAGTTCAAACTTTAGAAGACTAATATACAAGTAAGGTTCCATATTTTTAATATGGAACCTTTTTCTTTTGAATCAAGTAAAATTTTATTCGAATCGGGTTTAATCCCTATCTGAATCTTAGCTGAACTTATCATAAAAATATTTTAATAGTATTAGTATATCTATTTTCTGCACATTCTTAGTAAATATTTAATTTTCATCAACAATTAAATTGCATCTGAATAATAACATAACTAAATTTATAGCAGCAAAGAATATAAGAATATAGATCACTCTTTCTATTAATGGACTATTTAAAGAAATTATGTTTAATAAGTTTAGGTCGAATAATCCTATTGTTCCCCAATTTATAGATCCTATAAAAACTAGCAAAAAAGAAAGCTTATCGAAAATATTTAGTTTACACACAGTTTTTCACTCCAATCTTTTATATAAATATTAGGCATATGAAAGAAAATAACAGTCCAAAGATGAAAATCTATATTTTTAAATGTGTCTTATTATATTTATATGAATATAAGAGACAATAATAACAAAAAGTTAAACTTTAATTTGTGAATAATTTGGGAACATGAAATAAAATATCATAACATACAGCTAAATATATTGGTCTATTATTTCTTATACTGTAACTTTAAAAGAAAAATGAAATATAGATTATCATAAAATAAAATTTTAATAGGCAAAAATGAAAAAAATATGATATAATACGAATATTGAAACAAAAAGCTTAAAATATATTCGTGTGGAGGTTTTTTAATGAGAAATTTATACAGCACACCTTTAAATTCAAGGTATGCATCTAAAGAAATGAGTTTCATTTTTTCAGATGACATGAAATTTACAACATGGAGAAAATTATGGGTAGCTCTTGCAGAGGGTGAAAAAGAATTAGGATTAAATATAACAGATGAGCAAATAAAAGAACTTAAAGAACATATAAATGATATAAACTATGAAGAAGCAGCAAAACGAGAAAAAGAAGTGAGACATGATGTAATGAGTCATGTATATGCATATGGTCTTCAATGTCCATCTGCTAAGGGAATTATTCATCTAGGTGCTACATCGTGCTATGTTGGAGATAACACTGATGTTATAATAATGAGAGATGCTTTAAATTTGATAAAGAATAAAATTGTTACTGTTTTAAATCATTTGAAAAACTTTGCATTAGAATATAAAGATATGCCAACACTTGGTTTTACGCATTTTCAACCAGCTCAATTAACTACAGTAGGTAAAAGAGCTACATTATGGATGCAAGATTTAGTAATGGATATTGAAAATATAGATTTTGTAATATCAAAATTAAAGCTTCTAGGTGTTAAAGGAACTACTGGAACACAAGCAAGTTTTATGGAACTTTTTGATGGTGATGAAAGTAAAGTTAAGATATTAGATAAAATGGTAGCAGAGAAAATGGGATTTGATAAAAGCTTTGGAGTTACAGGTCAAACTTATCCAAGAAAGCTTGATTCAATAGTTTTAAATACTTTATCAGAAATTGCTCAAAGTGCTTACAAATTCAGTAATGATTTAAGATTACTTCAAAGTATGAAGGAAATGGAAGAACCATTTGAAAAGAATCAAATAGGATCATCAGCTATGGCATATAAGAGAAATCCTATGAGAAGTGAAAGAATAAGTGCATTAGCTAGATATGTAATAGTAGATTCATTAAATCCAGCAATAACTGCAGGAACTCAATGGTTTGAAAGAACTTTAGATGATTCAGCTAATAAGAGATTATCTGTTGCTGAAGGATTCTTAGCATTAGATGGAGTATTAAATCTGTACATAAATATTTCTGAAAACATGGTAGTATACGAGAAGGTAATAGCTTCTCATGTATTAAATGAGTTACCATTTATGGCTACTGAAAATATAATGATGGAAGCTGTAAAAAGAGGTAAGGATAGACAAGAGTTACATGAAAATATTAGAGTTCACTCAATGGCAGCAGCTCAAAGAGTAAAGGGTGAAGGTTTAGATAACGACTTAATAGATAGAATCATAAATGATGGTTCATTTGGTCTTACTAAGGAAGAAATCTTAGGTATTATTGATCCTACTAAGTTTGTTGGAAGATCACCAAGCCAAGTTACAGAATTTATTGATGAATATGTGGATCCAATTATAAATGATAATAAAGATGCATTAAAAATTAAGAGTGAGATAACTGTTTAATATTTTAATGAGTTTGCTAATATATCTAAAAGAATAACATTTTGATTCAATAATATAGATACTCAAACTTAAAATTTCAATTATACTGTTAAATACATACAAAATAGAAATAAAGGGTACTCTTTTGCGAAGTGTTGCATGAGAGTACCCTTTATTTTGACATGCCATATTAGTTTATTTTTAATGCTCTAAGCGTTGGGTACCTATTTGGGAAGATTTCACTAAGTGGATAATTTAATTTATTATAACTATGACAACAATAAAGATAATCATTATTTGGAAGTTCGTAAGTAATAAATCCATTATGAAAAAATCTTCCGATTTGAGGCGTATAAAATTGAATTAAGCATCCTTTAGATAATGAAGTTTCATTAGGGAGTTTAGTGGCTAATTTGTTTGTTGTTAGGTATAAATAAATATCTTCAACTCTAATCCAAGAGTTAGTATAGGGGCTCCAAGCTTTAGTTTGCTTAACTCCACCTGCATAAAGGATTTGAGAAATAAAATTTGTACAGTCACCGCCAATATCTTCAAAAGATTTATAATTAGGATTTGGGTTTAATGCAAAAGTTTCTGCATAATTACAAGCCTCTGAGATATTAAAGTTTGACTCTTTACGTTGACTACTATTATTAGCGGAAAAGAAACTAGAGGTCATAAAAACTTCATAAAATAAGTCGATTGAAGAAAGTTTATTCGTGCTTAAACTTTGTTTTTTAGAAAAAATCAAATTGTCTATATGAGATAAGTCAGTTTTTAATGCATAGTTATATAAAAGTGGATTTTCTTCATTTTCAATTAAATACTGAAATTTAAATTTGTTGTGTAAGTATTCCAAAATTACAATATATTCTTGGATGCTAGTAGAACATATGTTATTTGGAGAATTTTCTACTATAAAATAAATCTTTAAATTAATTTTTAGTTTAATAAAATTAGAGTTTTGATCTAATATCTCATAGATATAGTCAAATTGAAAGTTTTTAAATGAAGAATTCAGTTTTTTTCTCCATTTAAAATTAAATAGTTTCTTTAAATATATTTCTTCAAGTATAGGATAATCCAAATCACAAATTTCATTTGAAAATAAATTTAGGTTTTCGTAGGGAGTAGATATGAGAAGACATAAATTATATAAACTTTTTGATAGCATATATATATTTCCTATTATAAATTAATCATTAATATATGTTTATTAATAACATTATAAAAATATATCAAAACAAGAATATAAAATATATGATAAAAAACATAATATTAGTCGAATTTAAGGATAATAAAAAAACAAGAATCATAAAAATTAATAAGTAGATATATTTGTAAATAATATGATATAATATAACGTGACTGAATTCATAAAGACAATATGTAATATTTTTCATACATAAATATGATTAATTTAGAGCAAAAAATATAAGTTTGGTTAATATAATTGTGAATAGTAATTATTATGTATAAAATCAAATTTGTTAAAGATTTTTATAAAGGAGCTATGTAAGAAATGCAAGAATCATCTAACGTAATAGCTGGCAAATATGAAGAAATAATTGAAAAGATAAAGAATTTTTCGAGTGAATATCTTAATGAAGAATATAAGAATATTTGTGTTATGGCTGCAGAGACATTATTTTTAAATAATGAAGAACAATTTAAAAAGGGAAAAAGCTTTTCATGGGCAGCAGGAATAGTGCATGCTATAGGAACTATAAATAATTTGTTTGATTCAAAGGAAGAACCATATATTAAAGCGACTGATTTATATAAGGCGTTTGGTGTTAGTAGTAGTACGGGCTCTAGTAAATCAAAAGAAATAAAAAGTTTATTGGATTTATCAAAAGAAAACAAACAATGGATAATAGGTGAAGGTAAAAATAACGAATCTTCAAAGAAACATACGCTAGACGAAAAAGAAGAAGCAGCAGTAACAGTTGAAGATATGGTAAAAGAAAAGAAAGAACCTTTTAAATTTGTAGTTAATAAAAATTTTATAGTAGCACAAAGAATTATAGATTATGCATGGAAACAAAAAAATTATAAGAATAAAGCAAAATATGCAAATGAAGCATTAGGAATATATGAAGATTGTGCAGATGCGTATATTATTTTATCAAGAGATTCAAGCTTAAATAATATTGAAAAGAAGGCTCTTTTAGAAAAGGCAGTCAAGGCAGCACAAAATCTATTAAGAATAGATAATTTAGAAAATGCAGAGCCAGAACTATTTAAATTAAAAATAGCAAAACCTCTTTTTGGTGCTAAATACTGTTTAGCAATTCATTTGTGGAAAAATGGAGAAAAAGACGTAGCAATAGAAAATGCTTTTGAGATTTTAAAATATAATGAGCATGATAATCTAATGATTAGAAATTTATTAGTAAATTGGCTTTTAATTGAAGAAAAATATGAACAATTAAAGGATTTGTTAGAAAAGTATGAAAAAGATAATTTAGCAGCTATAAACTATAGTAGAGTTGCATTGTTATATAAAACTAATAAAATTAAAGAAGCAGAAAATGCATTAAGAAGAGCATATAAGAGAAATCCATTCGTAGTGCCTTATATACTAAAGCAAAAGAGGGTTCCAAGTACATTGCCACATATGTTCAAACTTGGTAGTGAAGAAGAAGCTATAAAATATTTTAGCTTGGGATTTGAAGTTTGGAATGATCCTAAAATCATTCAATGGATTAAAGAAAAGAAAAATGATTTTGATATAATAAATTTTAAATAAAACTTTACACTAATATAATTATGTGATAATATGATGTTAAATTTAATAAAGTGTCTTCAGGGTTGGGTGAAATTCCCTATCGGCGGTAAAGCCCGCAAGCTTAAATAGCAGATTCGGTTAAATTCCGAAGCCGACAGTATAGTCTGGATGAAAGAAGATAGTAATTAATATAAATTATATTTAAAATTAAAATTTTAAATTATTCTATTAATTTGTATTTGTGCCCTGGATTTTAAAAAAATTCAGGGCTTTTTGATTTTAAAAAATAATAAATTAAAGTATATAGTTAAAAGATTATATAAAGCAAACAAAAATTTATTTATTTTTATATGATAATAAACAGTAAAACAAATTATTTTGAAATTTTAATTGTAAATAAAATTAATGATTACGGTTACAAAAAAGACTCTGAAGATTTTCAAACTTCAGAGTCTTTTTGAATTTAGAAATTTATAATGGGCAAAATATATATATAGGGAGATGATAATTCTTGGATGAGAAATATATGGATAAAGCCTTAGAATTAGCTAAGAAGGGAATAGGAAAAGTAAATCCTAATCCATTAGTGGGAGCTGTTATAGTTAAGGACGGTGAAATAATAGGAGAAGGGTACCATGAATGTTATGGAAAAGCACATGCGGAGAGAAATGCAGTAAAAAATGCAATTAAATCAGTAGAAGGAAGTACAATTTATGTTACTTTAGAACCTTGTGCTCATTATGGGAAAACACCTCCATGCGTAGATTTAATAATTGAAAAGAAATTCAAAAAAGTTGTAATAGGGATGTTAGATCCCAATGAAAAAGTTGCAGGAAAAAGTATTGAGAAATTAAAAAAACATGGGATTGAAGTTGTGATTGGTGTTAAAGAAGAAGAATGTAAAAAGATGAATGAGATATTTATAAAATATATTACATCAAAAATCCCATTTGTAATTTTAAAAAGTGGCATGTCTCTTGACGGGAAAATAGCAACCTATAGTGGAGAATCTAAATGGATTACGTCTAAAGAATCTAGAGAGGACTCACAAAATTTAAGAAATAGATTGAATTCAATTATGGTAGGAGTAAATACAGTTATTGCTGATGACCCAGAGCTTACATGCAGAATTAATAATGATAAAAATTTAATAAGAATTGTTGTAGATACTAATCTTAGAATTCCTTTAGATTCAAAGGTTGTTAAAAACAATGATAAACAAACTATTGTTGCAACTACATTAAGCTCAGATGGAAAAAAGAAAAAAGCTTTAAGAGATTTAGGCATTAAAGTTATA
The DNA window shown above is from Clostridium beijerinckii and carries:
- a CDS encoding stage V sporulation protein S, which produces MDVLKVSTKSNPNSVAGALAAIIKEKNIAEMQAVGAGAINQAVKAIAIARGFIAPSGKDIVCVPAFTDIIIDGEERTAIKLIVQPR
- a CDS encoding HPr family phosphocarrier protein, with product MIAKEVSVKNSSGLHARPATLLVKKASSFKSDVSIEYNGKKANVKSLIGVLSLAVTKDALIKVVASGDDEALAVEEIVKLVQTLED
- a CDS encoding DUF378 domain-containing protein, with the translated sequence MCKLNIFDKLSFLLVFIGSINWGTIGLFDLNLLNIISLNSPLIERVIYILIFFAAINLVMLLFRCNLIVDEN
- a CDS encoding adenylosuccinate lyase, with the protein product MRNLYSTPLNSRYASKEMSFIFSDDMKFTTWRKLWVALAEGEKELGLNITDEQIKELKEHINDINYEEAAKREKEVRHDVMSHVYAYGLQCPSAKGIIHLGATSCYVGDNTDVIIMRDALNLIKNKIVTVLNHLKNFALEYKDMPTLGFTHFQPAQLTTVGKRATLWMQDLVMDIENIDFVISKLKLLGVKGTTGTQASFMELFDGDESKVKILDKMVAEKMGFDKSFGVTGQTYPRKLDSIVLNTLSEIAQSAYKFSNDLRLLQSMKEMEEPFEKNQIGSSAMAYKRNPMRSERISALARYVIVDSLNPAITAGTQWFERTLDDSANKRLSVAEGFLALDGVLNLYINISENMVVYEKVIASHVLNELPFMATENIMMEAVKRGKDRQELHENIRVHSMAAAQRVKGEGLDNDLIDRIINDGSFGLTKEEILGIIDPTKFVGRSPSQVTEFIDEYVDPIINDNKDALKIKSEITV
- the ribD gene encoding bifunctional diaminohydroxyphosphoribosylaminopyrimidine deaminase/5-amino-6-(5-phosphoribosylamino)uracil reductase RibD, encoding MDEKYMDKALELAKKGIGKVNPNPLVGAVIVKDGEIIGEGYHECYGKAHAERNAVKNAIKSVEGSTIYVTLEPCAHYGKTPPCVDLIIEKKFKKVVIGMLDPNEKVAGKSIEKLKKHGIEVVIGVKEEECKKMNEIFIKYITSKIPFVILKSGMSLDGKIATYSGESKWITSKESREDSQNLRNRLNSIMVGVNTVIADDPELTCRINNDKNLIRIVVDTNLRIPLDSKVVKNNDKQTIVATTLSSDGKKKKALRDLGIKVIEVSEKDDRVNLKELVKKIGQEGIDSILIEGGGTLNFSALEENIVDKVIFYIAPKILGGEDSKSSIAGRGFSTLDQSVNLKNISYRKIGDDLVVEGYIE